The following coding sequences are from one Raphanus sativus cultivar WK10039 unplaced genomic scaffold, ASM80110v3 Scaffold3164, whole genome shotgun sequence window:
- the LOC130506376 gene encoding uncharacterized protein LOC130506376: MRHMKSTGCSLPSISNLTHKDEYVDIAHHMGQLAGAINRAQFKFEDAVHNAPSAEELAQVTELVKANKTELNQTRALISDLQAEVKRLGSKCDAQQGTIESQLIDLQVKNRKIGDLDAARKIAEYQVKELIASTQSSQKNKEAEVRLAVRRGKKEVADA; the protein is encoded by the exons atgaggcatatgaagagtaccgggtgttccctcccctcgatctccaatctcacgcacaaggatgagtaTGTTGATATTgcccatcacatgggtcag ctggctggcgctattaacagggctcagttcaagtttgaggacgccgtacacaatgcccccagtgctgaggaattagctcaggtcactgaactggtcaaggccaacaagactgagctcaatcagactcgggctctgatctcggatctccaagctgaggtaaagagacttggctccaaatgcgatgctcagcaagggacaatcgagagccagttgattgacctccaggtaaagaataggaagattggggatttggatgctgctcggaagatagccgagtatcaagtcaaggagctgattgcttcaacccagagcagccagaagaacaaggaagctgaggtcaggctagccgtccggagaggaaagaaggaggtagctgatgcctaa